GCTTTGATGTCTCGGTTCAACATTATGTCAGGcattatgtgaaaaagtaaatgTATGCTTTATAATACAAAAAATGTTCCTTTAGCTGTGCAAATACCATAAACCAAAAGTGAGTTTTCAGATTAGTTTGAGGACAAGCTTTTACAAACACGGCATAAAACTGCAGAAACAtcattttaaggttttttttttcctgtgaagtAAATCTCAGTATCACAATGAAGTCAATGAAAATTCTACTAAAATACAATACTTGAAGTTTAAAATTGGGATTTACTACACATGACAATATCTATTTGAAATATAAATTGTTTGGGCACTTAAttacatttacatgtacaacTACTCATTAACACATTTAGGCAAGGTGACATgctaaagttcaaactgagcatcagaataagGAAGAAACATCATTTAAGTCACTTTGAATGTGACATTGTTGCTGGTGCCaaacaggctggtctgagtatttcacaaactgctgatctactgggattttcccacataaggttaacaaacaaaaggcccaaaaattaaaaaaacaaaaaaaaacaaaaaaacattgaacAGCAGCACAAGAGGTCAGAGAAGAATGGACagacaggaaggcaacagtaacacAAATAATCACTTGTTACACCCAatatatgcagaagagcatctctaatTGCACAACACATCACgtcttgaagcagatgggctacagcagcagaagaccgcaCAGGGTGCCACtcatgtcagctaagaacaggaaactgaggctaaacTTTGCACATTCTCACCAGAATAGGACGACAACAGACTGGAAAAATATTGCCTGGGCTGATGTGTCTCAATTTCTGCTACAACATTTGGGTAGTAGAGTCAGAATATGACATAAACAAGACGAAGCATGGATTAATCCCACCTCGTATCACTTATTCAGGGTGCTGGTGGAGGTGTAATGATGCGAGgggtattttcttggcacattttGGGCTCCCTAGATCTTACCAGAGTCTCACTGctgcacagtgtacccatctcctgatggctgcttccagcagaacAATGCACCATGTCAGAAAGCTGAAATGATCTAACACTGGTTTCTTGACCATGACAGTGAGCTCACTGcattcaaatggcctccacaggtAATCCAATAGACGACctctgggatgtggtggaacggggcattcacatcatggatgtgctgccaacaaatctgcagcattgtgtgatgctatcatgccAAAGTGGAGCAAAtttccagcatcttgttgaatctatgccatgaagaattttGCAGCTCTGAATACAAAAGAGCCAATTTTTATctaagtggccagtgagtgtattttACCATCTTTCTTATCTAAAACTTTAGCTCTTATTTTATGCTTTAATTAATGCAAAAGGTAATCAACTTTCACTTAATAAAGGCAGACACGTAAACAGCTTCACTGGCACAACACTTGAAGGAGTCTGAGCAGCTCAGATAAAAAACGCTGtcacaaaaagaaaagggaCTGCAATTTAATAACAAAAAGATCAACCAtaaatcagaaaaataaattgttCTAAATCAATATAGCAATGACCTTCAAGTAAAGAAAAACGTGTGAAAAGACTAAATGTCAAACAGATGCAAAGCTAAAAACTAAAAGCTAAAAACTAAAGAAGAAGGGTGAAAATTATACATCAGAGACTGCTGAGAAAGGTCAAGTTTTGAAATGTCTAGAGTGACAAAGCAGCTTGGCTCTGACAGCTGTACACAGGAGGGAGCAGTCAGGTGACGATGGGGGAGTGGGCGAAGCGGGGTGGTTGGGCAAGAAGGGTCAAAGAAAAGTTAATGAGCAAACTTTAGATGATTCGTATTAAATTTACCCCGAGAGACGAACAATAAGTATAAGTTTTAATGCACAACTTTTAAATATGAATCTTAATTCTTGGATGTAATATCCATGAAATGACACCCAGCACGCTGACTAGTTGAAAAATGATGCATATGAGATAAAATTAATCAAATAACACTGGTGCACCCCAGTGGAGTGCATAAttaatttttcagtttaaacAGTGAAATCATCTAATTTTGAAAGTATAAAATCCAGCGTATTTGCCTGGATCCAGACACTGACTGTTCTGTGTGATATCCAGCTACAAGCATGTAATATGGGATTGGAACAATGATGTAATGACGAGacgctttttttctccttcttcttcttatcaTAGGGTAATAgttgggttttcttttttgactGTGCTACTGGAATACAgggtgaaaaacaaatgtgtgatTCACAGAAAGGAGGAACTGGAAAGAAAGACTGATGTATTGTGTGAAGCAGTGGAAAAGCTTGCCTTATTTTCCTATTCTGTCTAATCCATCAGTTTAGTGTTATACTTCCACAAGGTGAGAtataacaaaaacatcaaattaCTCCCAGTGTGATCTTTTCATTTGGACAACCTGCGTCTTCAGTGTCCCTTTAATAACTACTGTATGAATGCTTGATGATTTTTCTGGGATGTTGAAAGCTTGTAAAAGTGGGTGCACGATTTGTGCTGTTCCAGTTATAATGTTCTGTTTATGGTGTGAAACCTGACATCTAATACAGCTTTTTTAAGAGTCTTGTCATGGTTTGCAGACCCAAAGAGGACAAACATCTAAGATTTCCTAATCTTGATTTTAATACCGTCTGATAATAATCTTAGTGTCTGTAATAGGCTCAAATATCTTGGACATCTTATTACAGATCAAATGACAGGTAATGATATTGCACAAGCAAAACCCCCACTTATCAAATTTAAGACTTTAATAAACCACAATTATCAGCTGTGGAGACAATCACATTTTAaagcctttttatttatttatttatttattgtgcttATTTTACTTGgtctttgttttgtgtgtgtgtgtgtgtgtgtgtgtgtgtgtgtgtgtatgtgtgtgtgtgtgcgtgtgtttctaCTTTGTCTTCTTTGTATTATATACACTCGCtagtcactttattaggtacatatTACCAGTACCTACCTATTTGAATTCTTCATGACACAGATTAAACAGGGTGTGAATCTGTGATATGACGCTCTGGTTCCAGCActtcccaaaggtgctctattagaTTGAGATGGTgattgtggaggccatttgagtacagtgaacttactgtaatgttcaagaaaccatTTTGAGATGATGTGAGCTTTGTGACTTTGCGGGTCAAcatgctggaagcagccatcagaagatgggttcACTGTAGTCATGAAGGGATGGAGATGCTCAGCAATCATACTCAGGTAGCTGCGGTGCTTAAACAATGCTCAGATGTTAGTAAGGGGGCGTGGCAAAGAAATGtctccacaccattacaccaccagcagcagcatgaacCAATGATATAAGGCTGGAAGGACCGATGCTTGCAAGCTGTTTACGCCAGATTCGGATCCTATCATCTGGAaattgcagcagaaatcagaaCTCATCAGAGCAGACCAcattttccaatcttctattgAACCCATGTGAACTGTACTCTCTGTTGTCTGTTCTTAGGTGTGGCACCTGGTGTAGACTTCTGCTGCTGAAGCTCATACGCTTCAAAGTTTGTGTATTTAGAGATTTAGACCTGCTTTTCTGCTCTCCTATCAGCTTCTCCATAAACCCTACTGATGGTTGTGTGGTAAAATTCTAGCAGATCAGACAAGTCACCTACAAAAGTTTCATGTTCAAAAACTTGAACATCACACTTAAATCATCTTAAATTATCCGCCTctcccattctgatgctcacttTGAACTTCCGCAGGTCTTGGCCGGTATACATTGAGTTGCTGCTATATAACTGGCGGGTTAGATATTTATAAAATCCAAAGCCAATTACAGACCTACAGAAGACATATAAAGTTAAATGCGTATGTAAAATGAGAGCCTTCCGGGTCGGGAAACACTGAATGTTTTCATTCTCGCTGACTGCTGAAAAGCTTTAAATAAACTGTATGAGTGACACGAGCTTTCCCACATCCGGGTCCCTCTGGCAGTCACTCGCCATCATCCAGCTCGCTGGACCTTTAAAATTCTTGCAACGCAATTACGTCCCGCGCTACGTTTCTTATCGTTTCAGCACCCTATTGGACCAGCCCTTTGAGCCTATAGCCAATCAGAGGACAGGAACCAGGAGGGCACTGATTGCAAATACGGAAATACAGTGAGAGCATCCGCGTCGTTATATTTACCTTTAATGTCAGGCAGTTTAAGAGTTTGTGATTAAAAGGAGACTGTGCACAAAGCAAGTATTTTTTCTCCCGCTCTATGGATTTGTTGTCGCTTCTGTCATGGGCCTGCATCGTGTTCACAGTCGGGATGTTCTCGACTGGACTGTAAGTTTAAATGATCGTTAATGGCATGCAACTATGTTTTATCTTACTTCCTGCTCTAACTTTGTAAGGATGGGAGAAAGTACGAAGAAAGCAAGATCACACTGAGACAGGATGGAGATTTTCTGAACTGCTTGCACTTGCTAGCATCACAACTTTATAGTGAAGGAATGCGAGAAAGTACTAACACTAAACATGGAGTTATTGGTTTAAATTGCTATTAGCATCTCCAGCCTaatctttttattctttctctgtgtatgtatgtatgtatgtatgtgtgtgtgtgtgtgtgtgtgtgtgtgtgtgtgtgtgtttctaggACCGACCTGAAAAAGATGCGAGAATCCAAAAGTACAGACAATATCCAGTTTCTCCCTTTCCTCACCACGTGCCTCAAGTGAgtgtctctttctgtttttgcatCATTCACTGTGATGCATCATCACTAATGTTCCTGTTGTTTCCATAGTAACCTTGGTTGGATGTATTATGGGATTCTGAAGAGAGATCAGACGATTATCCTGGTCAACATCATTGGTGCTCTTCTCCAGCTGCTTTACATCATCATGTACTTCCGCTACACAAAGCAGAAGGTCAGCATAGTCAGACCTGTCATAAAGCACTCTCCTTAGTTGCAGCTGGATCTTTCATTTATCTGTCTCTGTATTTGTTGGTTTCAGAGGTTAGTGTCCTCCCAGACCCTCGCAGCAGGGGTTGTACTGATCTGCGGTTGGCTCTACTTCACCATGTTTCTTACTGATGGAGACATTCGTCTCAGCCAGCTGGGACTCACCTGCAGCGTGGTCACCGTCAGCATGTACCTGTCACCGCTCACCGACCTGGTACAATTCACAGGCACCGCAGACAAACACAACATACATGCAGCGTGTAGAACCTCACCTGTATTTGTTTTCTCTCACTGAACTGAATAATATTTCAGAACATAATCTGGAAATCAGTTACATTTGGATCATAGTACCAAAAAACTCGTCTTAATgagttttatattgtaaaggtAAACACTTTTAGTAGTAGAGAGAAAATCCTGCTAACAGCaaggtgggaaggaagaactgtctttttaacaggaagacatcACACAGCAAACGAGTCGATTTCCACAATGCTGCGAATCGCTTCCTATGTGGATGCAGCTTAAGGGATCCAGCCCTAATTATAATCTTTATCAAAAAGTCacgtttatttttattttttgcacatttaaaacaacagcttTTGGCGAAAGTGCATTACGAATAAAGTAATCAAATTGGATAAAACAGAGTTAATGACAGAGTTAAAAAAGGAAACCCgaatttaaaagaaacacatttaaaagtaCTCAGAACTCATTTTGATTTAAAAGCCaaacaaattaagaaaaaaaaaaaaaaggacaggaAAGTCTAATCTGAAAGGTaaagagggtgtctgtctcctcaacccaaactgggagctggttccacagaagagcgTCTTAAAAGCTGAGGgatctgcctcccattctacttttaaatggCCCAGGAACCCGGCCAGTTCAGCTCAGTGCATTGAGCAGGCGACCCATACGGCTGAGAGCGGTCAGCCTGGGTTCAAGTCTGACCCGCGGCCGCATGTCTCCCCCCTTCTCGCTGTCCTTTCTTTACTGCATCTATCAAATAAAGCTGAAGAAGGCCAAAAAAagtattcttttaaaaatgccCCAGGAACCAAAAGTAAACCAAAAGAGGAATTACAACAGTCAAACCTCAAAGTAATGAATGTGTGGACTAAATTTTCATCATCACTgtgaaacagaacatttttctttttacttataGCAATAGTGCAAAGACTAAAGAAAGCAATGTTATTTGTTTAACGTACATGGTGTTTGTTTAATGTGCACGGTTGAAGGCAATGTCCTGGTCAGAAATGACTCTAAGATTCCTCGCAGTGTTACTACAGGCCAAAGTAAAGCCATCCAGAGCTCAGGGTGAAATACAATAACCTCAGCGTTTTTCAAATGAAGTAGAATCAGAAAATCACTTgccaaaatatttataaaaactAGTGTACATTATTATCTGATATTATCTGCTAATATGGGGATAATTAACAGCATACCAAACTGATACTATTTTTGTGCAGTTAATGAAGTccgtttgcagtttgctgctttatttcCAGTAAACGGTGATGGGCTTGGCtggtaaatgttttttttccttctagtTTTGGTTTcgttttcacttttgttttgttctttcctTTCCAGTTTAGCCTGTTCTATACCTAGGATACATAATCCTCATATCCATGAATCTAATTTTtcaggacataataaaaacaCTAGATTGAGGGGaaattaattttctcaaaaagccatatgagaaactgggactgctGTATAGGGCTGCACCAACAAGCTTATAAAGATATACAATTAGTATTGAGTTCAACTTTATGGACCCTTCAaaaacagtcccagtttctgtTGGGAAAATTAATTCCCCTCCTCTGCACTATATAAACTCAGCCACTGGGGCGAAAGTCATTTTGTAAagtaatttcttttcttttttttaaatctccccACAAACTCTGAGGTCCTCGAGGAGCCCAGAAATGGGACTGGCTATGAGTCTTAAAAGATTTACATATGCCAGTCTTACACATGCACGGCACCTGTGAACATCTTAGAACTTAACCAAAGGAGGTTCTTGTGATAATGCAAAATCCAGCAGAGTCTGATCAGGCGTTAAACAGTATTTAATCTGCCAGGATCAAAGTCCATGTAACATCTGTTTTCACGGATATGAGAGTCAGTGTCATGTGTTCTGCCTTCTGCACACTCTACCCAGGCAGTACCCTAAATCAAACTGAATATTTACAACAGTGAAGAAGCGTCTCTGTGGAGTCATTATTAACACATTTGGCTAACACGTGGAAGAGCTAAGCCATCAAAGCATCAGTGGGGGCATCAGTAAGACGCGTATCATGATACAGCATAGTAGATTACGATGAACATCTATCTAAAAACTGGTGCCATGTCTCCTGATGATACACCCAAGGGGCAGCATTTAAAAGCTAAAGAAGGTTAGTCCCAGGATCGAGCCATGTGGTGTGCCACAGCTGTTATAATAATCCTCATTCAGAGCAACAACAATATCTCTATCCAAACTACTGaagaacatttgcacataaGTACTATATATATCCTGTACTATATGAGAACATCTCAACAATTGGGTGTTACACTAAAAACAGTCATTTGACAGGTGGTTGGATTCAAAGGGACTTTCCTTCAACCAGAGGCATCAGACAAGTAGATTTTTAATAGCATATATTGTGTGTGCTTTACTGCACACCTCCCCCCCTCAACTAAAAGTTAGTTGATGAAAAGTGTCGTAATCAACAAAGTGTTTGATTGGTCGGTCGCTCACACATGGACAGTGTCAGTTTCATGTCTTGTGCCTGCAGTTAACAGATTAGAAATGTCAGGCAGGAAATCTAAAGGGTTGAGAGGGTAAAGAACAGCCCCATGAAGCAAATACTCCTCAAACAGCATAGTATACTATTTGAAACTTGAAGCTCCACTAGTAGCGGACTCCTTGCTGGTTGTTGCCGCTCATTCAAAATCATTATTGCTTTTTCCATTAACAGGCAGCCCACACAGTGCTTGCCCTTGTacaattcatattttagaggcTTGTTATTGTGGTCATATTTTTCTATAATGTAGCACAGCATTAACAGTGCTACATTATTTCTTATTCTTTGAACTCAAATTATTTGTGAGTCACttcaaaacatttatttaaaagattCTATTAAACCTAACCTTGCAGCGGCGAGTTAAATAATCACTTGAACTAATGGCTGCTACTAGGAAGATTTTTGTTTGGGTAAACCTTTTTGCAATATAGACTTACTGGACAATTTATTAGGTACCCATTGCTAATACCATATCAGTCCTACTTTTCCCTTTAGAACTgccttaattttatttttcatggtATAGATTCAACAGGGTGCTGGAAATACTCCTCTGAGATCtttctccatattgacatgatagcatcacacagttgctgcagatttgttggctccACATCTGTGATGTACTACTGgtttgagatctggtgactgtggatgACATtggagtacagtgaactcattgtcatctTTAAGAAAGCAATTTGAGATGATTTAAACTTTGTGGCATGGGGTGTTAtactgctggaagcagccatgggcacactgtgatcataaagggatggacatggtcagcaacaatactcaggcagGCTGTGGCGATTAAATCCTTAATTGATTCCAAGGTGGCCAGAGGGTACCAAGAAAGTCTCCCCCACACCATTATACCCCCACCAGCTTGAACTGTCTACATAAGGTTCGacatgttttacatttaaagaTATTCTTCTGCGTGCCTTGGTTGTAATGGGTGTTGCCTTCTTATCAGCTCAAATCAGTCtgtccattctcctctgacatcaacaggcactcagagaaaatatccagtgagcaggaATTTTCTTTCTTATACCATTCAAGCCTTAGAGATGGTTGTTTGGGAAAATCCAAGAAGATCAGCAGAgtctgaaatattcagaccaccctgtctggcaccaacaaccatgccatattcaaagtcacttaaatcacctttcttccccactgtgatgctcagtttgaacttcagcagtcATGTTGATAATGTCTGTGTGcgtaaatgcactgagttgctacGATATGATTGGTTAGTTAGATGTTTGCGTTAATAAGCATTTATATAGGTGTATCTAATATAGTGGGAGGTGATTGTGTACATGCGTTGCAGTTCATAGTGCCCTCACTGTATTCATGATAACACTGATTGTGTTTAGTATCTACAACAGAAACCTCATATCTTCAGTCTCATTTCCTGAACGTGTTCCTCTTTGAACCCACTGCACTGGCAGCAGCTGCTCGCTTTAATTCATCTGCTCACATCATCTCAGTCTGCATGTGCAGCTATGCAGCGAAGGGATAAATCCCCTGTTCTCGCTCTTTCCTTTTGTCACTGTATTTGATCTTCTGGTTCCGTCTTCTATCCTGTTTGTCTCCTTCCCTCCATCTGCCTCACAGCACCGAATGACCCCCAGTCAGCTTCCTGCCTTTCTTTCCCTCATCTGTCTTCCTGTTATTCCCAGTTTCTGTCTTGTGTGTTCCCTGGCCCTTTGGTTCCATTATGTTTTCTGCTTAAAGTTTATATAAAATGATGTAGGCACTGCACAAATTACTTAAAATCCAAAGCTGCCTGCTTAAAGatcattgttttgttgttttgattaCAGGTTGGGAATGTGGTGAAATTTCTAAGCAAAAATTGGatataaaaaaaagactctAACAAGCAGCCAGATACTTTAAACTAACCCAGAGGACAACTAAATATATTCAGAAAGTAAAACAAAcgtataaatataaatttactGCCTAAGCTCTTAATTTAAAACACTCATAGGTTTCCTTTGCACCGAGTTATCAACACTTTAGTTAAGTTCTCTTTTGGGTTTCAGTaccttcaaataaaatgtacagtA
The genomic region above belongs to Oreochromis niloticus isolate F11D_XX linkage group LG11, O_niloticus_UMD_NMBU, whole genome shotgun sequence and contains:
- the slc50a1 gene encoding sugar transporter SWEET1, with the protein product MDLLSLLSWACIVFTVGMFSTGLTDLKKMRESKSTDNIQFLPFLTTCLNNLGWMYYGILKRDQTIILVNIIGALLQLLYIIMYFRYTKQKRLVSSQTLAAGVVLICGWLYFTMFLTDGDIRLSQLGLTCSVVTVSMYLSPLTDLVEIVRSGNVQCLSFPLTVATFFTSTSWVFYGLQLSDYYIVVPNTPGIFTSLIRFYLFWKFASVNQGSPSYKPVHI